The Garra rufa unplaced genomic scaffold, GarRuf1.0 hap1_unplaced_106, whole genome shotgun sequence DNA window GTCATTAAGTCATTAAACATTTAGCATTATTGCCTAAGAGGGCAAAGTgattaatgttaatataaatgtatttctgAGTATCTCTATTgttcaaaaaaaaagttatgataTGTTTGTGAATAAGCGTTTGATTTACATTTGAGAGTAACTGTAAAGATTCTCAACAGGGATACAAACGAGCACCTTTTgccaaaaattgcagttttagttGGAATATGTCAAGTACAATACAATGCAGAACTTTGATAAAAAAGCAATTTTTAAATGGAATAATGGTGATTTTATAATGTCTAAATATAAATCCAAAAGCAAAACATGTGAAAAGAGCTATATTACAGAGTGGAAATGGTAAATGAGACAGTGAATAACCTTCTGCTTCCTAttaaagcccatttctgccactgaataaaaaaaaatctcacaattccgactgtttttttttttttttttttttgcaattgtgagatataaactttcaattgtgagatgcaaacttgcaattgcgagttataaagttagaattgcgtgatataaacaagaaattgtgagttataaagtcagagttgcatgatataaagtcataattctaaaaaaataaagtcagaattgcaagatttaaactcataattctaacttttttcacccccttaaaattggactttataatttacaattgcgAGACTTGTGATATATCAAAttcaaaaatgcatgtttttatcttgcaattctgactttatttctcacatttctgagtttatcacgcaattctgggaaaaaagttagaattgtgactatatctcacaattctgacttcatttctcagaactgcaagtttacatcttgcaattctgactttataatttgcagttgtgagtttatatctcagaattctgagaaaaaaaagtaagaattgtgagataaaaagtcgcaataacattTCATGCTCCAATTGATTAGTTTAGCCactattgctaaaaaaaaaaaaaaaagaaaagtcacGATATGTCTGTGAATAAGCGTTTGATTTACATTTGTGAGAAACTGAAAAGATTGTTAACGGATACAAACAAGCCACTTTTTGCCGAAAATTGCAGTTTTAGTTGGAATAGTCCATTTATGTGATTGAAGTTCAATACAATGCAGAACtttgataaaaaagtgatttttAAATGGTATAATGGTGATTTTataattgctaaataaaaatccAAAAGCAAAACATGTGAAAAGAGCTATATTACAGAGTGGAAATGGTAAATGAGACAGTGAATGATCTTCTGCTTCCTActgaagcccatttctgccactgaataaaaaataaaaaaatataattatgacatttaatttcacaaatctgacttcttttttttttaattgtgattgcatgatataaacaagaAATTGTGAtttctaaagtcaaaattacaagatataaactcatagttctaacccccccccccctttaaaATTGgatttacaattgcaagtttaaatctcacagttgtatgaaaaaagtcagaattgtaataaataaaattcaataatgcatgtttttatctcacaattttgactttatttctcgtatttctgagtttatatcacacgattctgagaaaaaaagttagaattgtgacttctgacttcatttctcagaactgcaagtttacatcttgcaattctgactttataatttgcaattgcaattgcaattgtgagtttatatctaaaaaaaagtaagaattgtcagataaacatcgcaataacatttttttaaattcagtggccgaaacaggcttccatagctaGTGAAATCATGACATGCATGTTAATAGCATTTGTTTTTCTACCAGGCAGGATTTCATTCAGCATAAATTAAGCATGCCAATTTTTCAATGAATTAtctctaaagtaaaaaaaaaaaaaaacagtgaattttacattttgttctcattttatataaattgtacaaaaatatgaataattttaAGGCAAAAGGTTTAGAACATCCAACAGTTTTAAAGCAATTTGTTCTGTGTTATCATTTAGCAAGAACTATGGGAATGCTACTTTTGAATGTTGTATGAATGTTCTGGAGGAAGTAGTAAGTAGTTGTTAGTCAAATGTCAAACTAaatcattttagaaaaaaaaaacacttaatgaatGATGTATAAATAACATTCTTAGAACATTATCAAATAACAGATAATTATACAACATTCTATTAATGTTACTGAAAGAATGTTTGTTTATAACTTTAAAAGAGTCTTGCCAAAATCAGACTTGGAATAAAATTGCTATGAAAAATCCAGTTGAATTGAATTTTAAATGTAAACGTGAACTAACAGTATTGGAAATAAAAGATGTGTTTTCATTTGCTGTTTGCAGATTCACTTCTATTTACATTAATTAATTTGTCAGACATTTTAATATAGGGTATACATTTGTATAAGGTATGCATTTGATCAGTTTATGCATTCCTGGGGTATTGAACCCATAATCTTAACTTCTTGTCACTAGTGACATGCTcttcagctgaaaaaaaaaaaaaagctgctcaAGCAAATGTGGTTTTCTGGTTTTAGTGCAGCACTCATCAGATGTTCAGGCTGGGAGACCTGCTATAGAGAAACCAGCTCAGGCTGGTTGCAGCTGTTTTCCAGGAGTGTAGTGTCTCGGTGAACTCTTGGAAAAGGCAGGATTAGCTTCTTTGTGTGCGGTGAAAGATGAAGGTTGTTTTTTGTCCTGATGGGAGTGTGTGGGAGACTCTTGGAAAACAGGTACTTTTACAAACATGCAAGAACAACTCCTGACATGTTGCCGTTGGTGTTTATGTGGGATTTGTATGCGTTGATCATGCTGTGGGTGTTTATGAATGTTCTGGAAGCTAACATGTGCCTCCACGCAACCATTAAAAGGAACTGGCAATCAGTCAAATGCCTTGCATGAGCTGTAAGGCACTACAATAAAGCAACATGAAAAATCATGTATAATACCTGAATTAATACTTACTTCATGAACTCATGATTAGTGACGACATGAGCTAATCATGAACCAGACAAGAGCCatccttaaagagatagttcaccagaaaatgaaaattcagtcattaattactcgccctcatgttgttccaaacccataagaccttcattcatcttcagaatgcaaattaagaaattttgaatgaaatccgagagctttctgaccctgcatagaatgcaaataccacattcaaggcccagaaaggtaatcaaagacattgttaaaataatccaggtgacatcagtggttcaaccgtaatttaatgctatgagaatactttttgtgcgcaaagaaaacaaaaataattactttatttatccatttcttctcttccgtgtcagtctttgacattcAAGAGTACCATGTCTATGtacagtcagaaagctctcggatttcatcaaaaatatcttaatttgtgttccggagATGAAGAAAGGTCTTagagatttggaacgacatgaggttgagtaacttttaactgaattttattttttgggtgaactatccctttaactgcaaCTGGAGTCTTATGGATTTATGCATGAATAATGCAGCTTTAACGAtatgttagtacatgtttgatagttaattCATTATATAACATTTAACTAAATCAAACATCTCTATTAGAAGGAAtagtaaatattttgactttgaaataaatgtaatttaactttGTCATAATTTGTGTTAAGAGATCATAATCTGTTTTGTGATATTATCTTTCCTGTCAGACTCAACCTACTGTGAcatatacagtcatggccaaaagttttgagaattacataaatattggaaattggaaaagttgctgcttaagtttttataatagcaatttgcatatactccagaatgttatgaagagtgatcagatgaattgcatagtccttctttgccatgaaaattaacttaatcccgaaaaaactttccactccatttcattgctgtcattaaaggacctgctgagatcatttcagtaatcgtcttgttaactcaggtgagaacgttgacgagcacaaggctggagaccattatgtcaggctgattgggttagaatggcagacttgacatgttaaaaggagggtgatgcttgaaatcattgttcttccattgttaaccatggtgacctgcaaagaaacgctaGAGCCATCATTgaattgcataaaaatggcttcacaggcaaggatattgtggctactaagattgtacctaaatcaacaatttataggatcatcaagaacttcaaggaaagaggttcaattcttgttaagaaggcttcagggcatccaagaaagtccagcaagcgaaGAGGATTCATCTGTgcgatcggagtgccaccagtgcagagcttgctcaggaatggcagcaggcaggtgtgagcgcatctgcacgcacagtgaggccaagacttttggaagatggcctggtgtcaagaagggcagcaaagaatccacttctctccaaaaaaaaaaacatcatggacagattgatcttctgcaaaaagtatggcgaatggactgctgaggactggggcaaagtcatattctccgaagaaaaaggcttgtccggataagaaaaggtgagcgctaccatcagtcctgtgtcatgccaacagtaaagcatcctgagaccattcatgtgtggggttgcttctcatccaaggggtAATAGCCATGAATAaaaaatggtaccaaaacaccctccaacagcaacttcttccaacaatccaacaacagtttggtgaagaacaatgcattttccagcacgatggagcaccgtgccataaggcaaaagtgataactaagtggctcggggaccaaaactttgaaattttgggtccatggcctggaaactccccagatcttaatcccattgagaacttgtggtcaatcctcaagaggcgggtggacaaacaaaaacccactaattctgacaaactccaagaagtgaatatgaaagaatgggttgctatcagtcaggatttggcccagaagttgattgagagcatgcccagtcgaattgcagaggtcctgaaaaagaaggtccaacactgcaaatactgactctttgcataaatgtcatgtaattgtcgataaaagcctttgaaacgtatgaagtgcttgtaattatatttcagtacatcacagaaacaactgaaacaaagatctaaaagcagtttagcagcaaactttgtgaaaactaatatttgtgtcattctcaaaacttttggccatgactgtacacaggccaaataaaaaataaaaagaatgaaaACCTACAAATAACATTTGTGAAACAGTTTCTGAACAATCAgttccaaaaaataaattaacaaaccAAACAGGAAACACTCACTAAGGTCATGGAAGGTTTGCTGGGTATCAGTGCCGTTCACTCTTCATTCAGACACAGGCAGTGATGATACTGTACCTCCACTTGCTGACTTTTTGAAAAGCCTATAGTTGTACTaatacatataatttataataaaacatGAGCTGAAATTAGTAAGTAGTGAATTAACAACAGTGTGTGTGACTTGTTTCTGGTGAGACAGATGAGTTGTGTTCCTGTGGTAATGTTtgcaatttaatataataaatgtttgcTGCTTCGGTAAACCAAATGAATAATTAAAGAAATGTTTGTAGGTGTGTTCCATTGGAATTTTTCACAAAGTTATGTACAGTAATTAGCTTTATTTTTGATGTCTAAACGTATCtctggtgggaaaaaaaaaaacagcatatggcggttagttttgatgctgggatgctggttaggtaggttttgatgctggtttaagctggtccttagctggtttatgctggtctcttCAACAGGGATATGCTTCTACTAGCATTAGCTTATTGGCTTGGTGTATTTTACATGTAAAAATGTTTATGGAAAGCCAAGAAGGTAAAAACATGaattttaacaaataaacaacacGTCGAGGACACGTTGTTTACGCGTTGTTTATGCATACAATATGTGTTGTTTACACGTGAAAAATGTATGCATAACCGACATGCAAACAACTCttatagcacacatacatcacagagacgtctttgacgtctgcatttacatctgcaagacgtattttttagagcatttgctcatctgcaatatgtctataggacgtttccttttaaatgtcaaatagacgtcttttagatatctgtaagatgtttatgatttagaatgcaaAGCTATCAAActatctttaacagacatcttgcagacatacgtgTGCTAACTGGAAacacataaacaacatgttttcTATGCATAAATTTGTCCCCAACGAGTTGTTTACATGTTAAAATGTACGTTTTTGACCTTTATGGCGTtccaaaatattttgtctttacagCTATGTTTGCGCTTTCTTTTAAGATTATATTGGTTTAATTACATAaaatttttcctgtttttttttttttttttttggtttaattaTGACAATTCtaaattgtttatatttattattcttCTAGAAACTTTTTTGACTTAGACCCCTAAATTTTAATTAttgcattaactatcaaacatgtacttGTAGTTAGGGATGTATTATTCAAGGATGAAATATGACTCCGGTTGTAGTTAAGGAAAGCTCTTGATTGGTGCATGATTAACTATCGTCTTCATGAGTTTATAGTGATTTGAAATGATAGTAAGCTTCCACTGGGTGGCATGTGTGGTGCATAAAACTAGTGCAGAAGCCATAACGGATTTGAGCTGAGTATTCAGTGAAAACCTAGGGTACATAGTACATGGTGCCTTTATCCACATAATAACTCAATGATTGGACCTAAATTGGGTGTCTGAAGTGTCTAGTTCATATTTTATAAATAGGCTATTACTGAATTGCctagaattaaaataaaacatttattgtgGAATAATGATTAATTAGTTTTTAAAGATCACATCATTTGACTATGTCAtgcataaataattattttatattatcaaATTATCCAGTCATGTCACTGCTAGGACAAAACATAGCACCCCATCCTAACTTGACACAATggttaataattttataaataaatataatagtttaatattataaaaataaggaTGCTAACAAATATTCCTGTACTACTACTATTCAGTTTAACCCTTTTATTTAAAAGGGACAGTAAGGACACATATAATATTACAGAAAAATCTATTTCAAATCTGTTTCAAATAAACTCAGTTTGTCTTACCTTTTTATTATGTAAAATGTTAGGCCGCAAAAAATAGAAAAtcataccaaccccaaacttttgaatgatgtaTATATTCAAATCTCAGAAGAACTTCAGAAGCTTTTCATTGTCTAGGAAGTAATGTTTAACTAATAAAATACTACTCTATTTTATGTCATGAAAAGTTTTGTTGTTTTGTAtggaaaaataagtaaaataatttggAAATTTGCTAAATTGAACATCTCTGTATACAGCATCAAAGATTAAACATatattttgatgtattttaatgtttatatatttaaaaaagaatgaGAATTGTAACATAACTCGGTCTTAAAACTGGAAATAAACATTTTAGATTCTTtttcttttgacaaaacatttatttagtttaaattaaGACATTTCAAATTAAAACAGATGCAGATATTTATTtggatctttgtttttttttacatggctGTGAATAAATACTTCCATCAGGTTACTGTAAGGTCAGCTGCAGTTATTAATGTTAACTGCAGACAGTGAAAAACATACTTTCACATTGAACTGAATCTAACATCTAATTTCATTAGCAGCAGTTGGCAAAAGTCAATTGGTAGCGTCTAATTTCTCTTGATGAAGGACTCGTACAGAGAGGTGAGCTGGGCCTGCAGGTCCTGTGCGTAGGGGTCAAGTTTTTCCTTCAGGTCTTCAGCGTAGGGTGTGAGACTCTGCTGAACCATCTGGGCTCTCTCTCTAATCTGGGCCTGAAGATCCTCAGTCAGGGGGGTCACGGTCTTCTGGAACTCCTGCAGACGCTGGTCCACTTTCTCCTTGATGTCAGCAGTGTAGGGCTCCAGCTGAGCCTGCAGCTCCTTCACGCTCTGCTCCAGGTTTCCTCTCAGCTCCTCGCTCTTCTGGAGCAGAGTGGCCTTCAGGGTCTCAGAATCCAGGGAGTCAGCGTATGGAGCCATGGCCGTCCTGAGCTCCTCCACTCTCTGCTGGATCTGGGTCTTGAGGTTATCAGCATAGGGCTCCAGTTTGTCTCTCACGGTGGTCAAGTCCTGGCCCAGACGCTCCCTCAGCACTTCAGCCTCCTTGGTGATTTTGGTCATCAGCTCTTCAGTCAGAGGATCCATCTGTTTCTTGAGGGTGACGGCATATTCGCTGGCCATATCGGCACTCTGGGTCAGTCTAGTGCTGCGATGTGAAAAAGAACATTTGAGTTGCATCTCAGGGTGCAAGAAATACTATGAAAAACTGTGTTCTGCAAGTAAATGTTCTTGACTTACTTGACTTCCTGTCCCAGTTGGGAAGACCTGATCATCTTGACGGTATCCTCTGCGGTTTGTGTTGCCTTTGCAACATAGCTCCAGAAAGCATCTGTCAGCTGCTCCAGCTGTGGCTTGGGCTCATCAGCATAGAATAGGTTGGCCTGGCAACCTGTTAATGAAGCAAAACAGTTCATTTGAATATGAATTTATCCAGCCAATAgtatatttaataatacattttgatatCATAACTTTCTCTGAAAATATTACCTGTGAATACAGCAAGTGCGAACACCACAAGAACCTTCATGGTCTTTACTTTGTGCCTGTAAGTaaaataaatttttgattaacatttctgtttttcATTATAAATCCATTATCAGTGTAAGTGTAGTACTTCAATTTGAATTCTTCAACTTAACTAAAAAGTACAGCTGTATTCTTACCTGTTTCAGCCTGTTGTAATTGACGCTGTCCTGCCTGAAGAACAAGTGTGAATGTGTCTGTTTCACATCTGTATTTATATAGCATGGGAAGGTGATTGCCGTAGTGGAAACCCAAAGTCCAGTGGGTAGTGCCTTGCTGTCACTACTCCACATCATAATGTTCTGACTGTACCTATTATCACTAAAGATTCCTGAATTCAATACGGACTATGATAACTCTTGGACGAAAAACTGTACAGCTAAATTGTACTGTAAAAactaatattgttttattataggACTTAAATCAATTCTGTAAGTAAAAGATTTCTTCAGTGTGATAGAACTAAAGAAATTATAGTCTGTTCAAGTTTTTCTcgtaaatgtgtttgtgtgttttaaatAATTACAGGGGATTCAGCAATAGACAATCTTCTTTTTTATAGAGAGAGATTTTGAATATGCCCTTTATGTAACTTTGAGTCAGAGGTACTTAATCTTTGAAACCAGACAGGAGCTGATTTTGAACCTTTGCACtaataacattaacaaataaCACCAGACTTTGTTCACTTCCTGATAAGATTTGACACATCACTCAAGGAGATATGTGTTTTTGATCCTGGATGAATCTATGAGCTCTATAAATTCACTCTGTGAGCTTTGATATATCCTACACTTATGTCTTTTAAGTTTGCAATAggtcttttcagtttttttttaaactaacctGTCCAGGGTTAAAAACTGGCCTCAAGTAATTCTTTAAAGGAATTATCATCACAGTCAAGGATTGTGCACGTAACTCAGTCCAGGTTACTCATGTCTGCTGAACCTCTAGAGATAAGGGCAGCTGTTTGACCTAGAACTAAACTACTGCTGCTGATTAAtgtctgaacattaaaaaaaaaaaaaattaagaaacctACTTTATTTAGAGAAAAGGGAGCACAAATGTAGTGATACATTTTCACTGTGAAGgtaaaatttgtcattttgaCAAGAATTACAGGTGACTTTCAGGGATAATCTTTTAAGTTAGTTTGAAGTTTGAATGAAAAACCTTAGTTTGATGTGGAACAGAGTAAGGAGTTGATTTCAGGAATTGTGTATGTTCACTTAAACAATTAGTATAAGTAAAATAATCCATAATACTTGTAAACTCAgtagacaaaaatatatatagatgTGGGCCATAGGTTTACAATTTACTATTGAAACTGTAACAGTAAAAATGGTGTTTTCACCAATAGTTTGCTGAGATGCGCCTAATCAGCATTTCATCATCTGAAGCACTGGTTCTCAACCCTTATTTGGGCCAGCAGCCAAAAAAAGTTGATACGCACCTTAGTAATATACACATATAATCACTGAGATATCTATAGTGTTTAAACATGAACTATAATTTGTTtggggtaaatctaacgggcagtttttggtctcattaatctattattttttctagagcaaatagttttggctgagggcaaaatctcattacGTTATACTTAAATGATGTATATCAGAGCACTGCCTTTgtaattttgactgaattgcctagcaagtTTTATGATTGCtgctgttgtttattaaatattattactcaataagtaatattttatataaacaatagtagtatttaaatatgtgaccctggaccacaaaaccagtcttaagtcgctggggtatatttgtagcaatagccaaaaatacattgtatgggtcaaaattattgatttttcttttatgtcaaaaatcattaggaaattaagtaaagagcatgttacattaagatttttttttttcaactctttattttcattttcattttcatttagaaaaCCAACATACATACAGTACCACCTAAATCTTTACAAGAAAGAAATGGACCATATATCAAAGTTCTCTTGGAAGTAGCTTATTGCAAAAAGGAACTCAAAAACCCCATCTCCCACCCCACCCTTCTAACATTGATCAAATTGTTTGTGGAaggttcataaaaaaaaataaaaataaaaggcaTGTTATACATGAATAACATTTATAATCGTAATATGGAACTGGCTGGGACAGAAATAAAAAATTGAAGCAAGGTGTACATGGACAATGTGATCAAAAGagacattatgaaataaataatgaaattaaataaataaattaacatacAATAGTCTTGTGAAAGGCCATATCAGTTTAGTCTATCTGCAAAAATAATATGAATGGTTcccaaatctttttaaaaatggaCAGTTTATCACTTAGTGTGAATCTCAGTTCTTCTAAGTGTAGCATATTTCCAAGTTCTCTAGCCCACATTTCAAAGGTGGGAGCAGCATCAGATTTCCACATttgtaaaattagtttttttgcaATACACATACAGAATAGAATTGCTTGTGTTTGGGTTTTGCTGCAAGAACTGTCCACTGCTCCTAAAAGTCCAATGATAGGATCAGGTTCCAGATTCATTGAATACACTTCAGAgagaaatttaaatatattttgccaGAGTGGTTGTAATTTACTGCATGTCCACAAAGAATGAAACAAAGTTCCTGTTGACACATTGCACTTATTACAGCATGAAGAGATTGTTGGAAATATTTTATGAAGTTTTGATTTAGAATAATGGAGCCTATGAATTACCTTATATTGGATCAGATGGTGTCTTGCGTTTACAGAACATGAATGTATATTACTCAAGCACTCATCCCACCTGTCATCACTAATGCTAATACCCATTTCATCTTCCCAGTCCTGCCTTATTTTGTCTGTACTGCTGTCCACCTTTCCCAACAGTAACTTGTATAGGTTAGATACATTACCAGTAATTCCAGgatgtaaattcacaattgtgtctAATGTAGGCTCCAACCTCTCGGTTTCGAAGTCTTTAATATGTTTTCTAACAAAATCTCTAACTTGCAGATAGCGAAAAAAGTTTGAGGAAGTAAGGTTGTAAATTTGTTTTAGCTGTTCAAAGGAGCTAAATGTCCCTCCTTTGTAAAGATCTTGGATTGTTAAGATGCCCTTATCTttccatttagaaaaaaaattatcatttaatCCGGGAGGGAATGCATGATTATTGCAAATTGGAGAGTCCAAATACATATCTGGAATTTTCAAGTGTGCTTTAATTTGTTTCCATATTTTAATTGAATTAGAAATAATTATATTACCTTTGATATTTTTTGTATCTATTTTTATAGGGCTGTTAAGCAGAGCTGGTAATGAGGTCATATTGCAAGAAGCGTCCTCTATAGCTAACCATTCTGGCTTGTCTCTTTGTTCCTCCAAACAAGTCTTTCTCCACCATGCCAGTGTGTTTAAATTAGCTGcccaataataatatttaaaattgggAAGACCAAATCCTCCTAGATCCTTtggtttatttaaatgttttttattaatccTAGCAGTCTTATTACCCCAAATAAATTGAGTTATTATTGATTCtagatatttaaaataacttaggGGAATAAAAAAAGGGATAGCTTGAAAAACATACAGAAATCTTGGTAATACAACCATTTTTATAGCATTAATCCTACCTACCATGGACATAGGGAGTGTCTTCCAAAAACTAATATCACTTTTAAGCTGGTctactttttttttccaattcaGTTGTAATAATAAATTAGGCTTTCTAGTGATCATTATACCCAAGTATTTAATGGAGTTGTTGGCTattttaaatttaactttttctaaaaattcTTTATCTAGGTCATCTGAAATGGGCATTAGTTCGCTTTTTTCCCAATTTATTGTAAAACCAGAAAAACTACCAAATTTGTCAATAAGATCAAATAATGGGGGTATAGATTTTTCAGGGTTGGAGATGTACAAGAGTATATCGTCTGCGTACAATGAGAGATGTTGATGTCTTCCTTCAGTCATTATTGGTGTTATACTAAGATGTTGTCTAATACTAGCTGCCAGTGGTTCCATTGATATTGCAAATAGAAAAGGAGACAAGGGACATCCCTGTCGTGTACCACGGCTTAGCTGAAACATATTTGAGATGTCTTGATTAGTAATAACAGAGGCTACTGGATATGCATATATTATTTTAATCCATTTAGTAAATTCTGGACCAAAATCGAACTTTGAAAGGGCCGCAAACATATATTCCCATTCCAACTGATCAAAAGCTCGTAGAGCATCCAGTGCAATTACACATGCTTTAGTGTTTTTCTTACTATAGATTATATTGAATAGCCGTctcaaattaaaatacatatgtctTCCCGGCATAAAGCCGGTCTGGTCTTGATGAATAATTGAACCTATGTATTTTTTCAATCTGTTTGCTAAAATTTTGCTTAAAATTTTTGACTCATTTGGAATGAGAGAAATTGGCCGATAAGAAGACATCTGCAGCTTATCCCGTCCAGGTTTTGGAATTAATACAATATTAGCTTGATACATTGTTGGTGGGAATTTGccctgttcttttgaatttttaaTCAGACGATGCATCAATGGTGCAAgatgatttttaaattttttgtagaATTCGGCAGTAAAGCCGTCTGGGCCCGCGGATTTATTATTAGGTAGCTGTGATATTACTTCGTTCACTTCCTCCAATGTGATCTCTTCATCTAAACACTGTTTTGCTTCAGAATTAAGAGTTGGCAGGTCTATACTTGATAAAAATTCATCTATTGCCTTTTGATTTATGTTCTTTtttgatttatacacttttttataAAAGTCAGAAAATccattatttatttctttaggATCAACTAAATCCTCTCcattttctgactttattttatatattgtgcgTGCTGCATGAGAATGTCTCAACTGTCGTGCGAGTAATTTTTGAGGTTTATCACCAATTTCGAACTGTTTTTGTTTGATCTGCATAAGttgttttgaaactttttttgaaAGTA harbors:
- the LOC141316573 gene encoding uncharacterized protein encodes the protein MKVLVVFALAVFTGCQANLFYADEPKPQLEQLTDAFWSYVAKATQTAEDTVKMIRSSQLGQEVNTRLTQSADMASEYAVTLKKQMDPLTEELMTKITKEAEVLRERLGQDLTTVRDKLEPYADNLKTQIQQRVEELRTAMAPYADSLDSETLKATLLQKSEELRGNLEQSVKELQAQLEPYTADIKEKVDQRLQEFQKTVTPLTEDLQAQIRERAQMVQQSLTPYAEDLKEKLDPYAQDLQAQLTSLYESFIKRN